A region from the Acyrthosiphon pisum isolate AL4f chromosome A1, pea_aphid_22Mar2018_4r6ur, whole genome shotgun sequence genome encodes:
- the LOC100569494 gene encoding uncharacterized protein LOC100569494 isoform X2, producing the protein MDDKIELKTEHSLPAKTEPTDDEMALSLASDETLCLANNGMALNCDQLSVNSVSEFNNINHSDIQQPAKDNIVTSSQYLTAQTAGSWDSHIITPPTLFQTSSEIVLHGPLKEVHGSTSESTAIDSDREIQLFTEDKEKSVDNLYPEYDYIFCIAAISRTTPNSSKLLAVCYTIFCLYFNYFSC; encoded by the exons ATGGATGACAAAATCGAACTCAAAACCGAGCATTCGTTGCCGGCCAAGACTGAACCAACAGACGACGAGATGGCTTTGTCACTGGCCAGCGACGAGACACTGTGTCTAGCCAACAACGGAATGGCGTTGAACTGCGATCAGTTGTCAGTCAACTCAGTCAGTGAATTTAATAACATCAATCATTCCGATATACAACAGCCCGCCAAAGACAATATAGTCACCAGCTCTCAGTATCTCACTGCCCAAACTGCCG GATCATGGGATTCTCATATCATTACTCCTCCTACATTGTTTCAAACAAGTTCTGAAATTGTATTACACGGTCCTCTCAAAGAAGTCCACGGTTCAACATCTGAAAGCACTGCAATTGATTCTGATAGAGAAATCCAACtg tttacagAAGATAAGGAAAAATCCGTTGACAATTTATATCCTGAAtatgattacatattttgtattgcgGCTATAAGTAGGACAACACCAAACAGTTCTAAACTGCTTGCGgtatgttatacaattttttgccTCTACTTTAATTACTTctcatgttaa
- the LOC100569494 gene encoding uncharacterized protein LOC100569494 isoform X1, whose translation MDDKIELKTEHSLPAKTEPTDDEMALSLASDETLCLANNGMALNCDQLSVNSVSEFNNINHSDIQQPAKDNIVTSSQYLTAQTAGTDISERSWDSHIITPPTLFQTSSEIVLHGPLKEVHGSTSESTAIDSDREIQLFTEDKEKSVDNLYPEYDYIFCIAAISRTTPNSSKLLAVCYTIFCLYFNYFSC comes from the exons ATGGATGACAAAATCGAACTCAAAACCGAGCATTCGTTGCCGGCCAAGACTGAACCAACAGACGACGAGATGGCTTTGTCACTGGCCAGCGACGAGACACTGTGTCTAGCCAACAACGGAATGGCGTTGAACTGCGATCAGTTGTCAGTCAACTCAGTCAGTGAATTTAATAACATCAATCATTCCGATATACAACAGCCCGCCAAAGACAATATAGTCACCAGCTCTCAGTATCTCACTGCCCAAACTGCCGGTACAGACATCAgtgaaa GATCATGGGATTCTCATATCATTACTCCTCCTACATTGTTTCAAACAAGTTCTGAAATTGTATTACACGGTCCTCTCAAAGAAGTCCACGGTTCAACATCTGAAAGCACTGCAATTGATTCTGATAGAGAAATCCAACtg tttacagAAGATAAGGAAAAATCCGTTGACAATTTATATCCTGAAtatgattacatattttgtattgcgGCTATAAGTAGGACAACACCAAACAGTTCTAAACTGCTTGCGgtatgttatacaattttttgccTCTACTTTAATTACTTctcatgttaa
- the LOC100166683 gene encoding H/ACA ribonucleoprotein complex subunit 1 encodes MSYNNNRNSFGRGGGGGGGGGGFRGGRGDGGGRGGGGGNFRGGGGGRGGGRGGFNRFAEQGPPEEVVPLGYFTHACQDDIICKAEMEDVPYFNAPIYFANKQQIGKIDEIFGTYSDYFVSIKLNSEIKSKSFKGADKLYIDPAKLLPLKKFLTQPGGQRGRGGGGGRGRGRGGGGRGGGGFGRGGGGSRGGGGFGRGGGGGGFGRGGGGRGFGGGRGGGGGRGFKR; translated from the exons ATGTCTTACAACAATAATAGAAATAGCTTTGGTCGCGGAGGCGGTGGCGGTGGAGGAGGTGGTGGTTTTCGAGGAGGCCGAg gtGATGGAGGTGGCCGTGGAGGCGGAGGTGGTAATTTCCGTGGCGGTGGTGGAGGCCGTGGTGGCGGAAGAGGTGGTTTCAATAGGTTTGCAGAACAAGGCCCTCCAGAAGAA GTTGTGCCTCTGGGTTATTTTACTCATGCTTGTCAAGATGACATTATTTGCAAGGCTGAAATGGAAGATGTTCCTTACTTTAatgcacctatatattttgCTAATAAACAACAAATTGGAAAAATAGATGAAATATTTGGCACATACAGTGATTATTTTGTGTCCATAAAGTTAAACTctgaaattaaatcaaaatcttTCAAAGGAGCTGACAAg CTATACATTGATCCAGCAAAATTGTTACCATTGAAGAAATTTTTAACTCAACCTGGTGGCCAGAGAGGTAGAGGAGGTGGTGGCGGAAGAGGACGTGGTAGAGGTGGTGGTGGTCGTGGCGGCGGTGGTTTTGGACGTGGAGGTGGTGGCAGTCGTGGAGGCGGTGGTTTTGGACGTGGTGGTGGAGGCGGTGGATTTGGACGTGGCGGTGGAGGACGAGGATTTGGTGGCGGACGAGGAGGGGGAGGAGGAAGAGGTTTCAAGAGatga